One region of Vicia villosa cultivar HV-30 ecotype Madison, WI unplaced genomic scaffold, Vvil1.0 ctg.000399F_1_1, whole genome shotgun sequence genomic DNA includes:
- the LOC131627743 gene encoding trihelix transcription factor ENAP2-like, producing the protein MPDFNDSLTPPSRPVPVREDCWSEEASSTLVDAWGRRYLELNRGNLRQKDWQDVADAVNALHGHTKKTHRTDVQCKNRIDTIKKKYKIEKARVSSSNGVVSSTWPFFERLDALIGPNFNTKRTSSSPSPSPPVALPLVPYRKFPSSLPSPAISVPPTAVALPQKRPIAAVMDDGYFRRNYSAVAAAAAAAEADEDEEEDEEEEVEIEEEEVEVEEEEGRGSEVDEGEKGREGMKRLAKAIERFGEMYERVEGQKLRQMVDLEKQRMQFAKDIEVQRMQMFMDTQVQLERIKRGKRSGSNDIYNS; encoded by the exons aTGCCGGACTTTAACGATTCCCTCACTCCGCCGTCACGTCCTGTCCCTGTCCGTGAGGATTGCTGGTCTGAGGAAGCTTCATCCACTCTGGTTGACGCTTGGGGTCGTCGGTACCTTGAACTGAACCGTGGGAATCTCCGGCAGAAAGATTGGCAGGATGTTGCTGATGCTGTTAACGCTCTTCATGGACATACGAAGAAAACTCATCGTACAGATGTTCAGTGTAAGAATCGAATCGACACGATTAAGAAGAAGTATAAGATCGAGAAAGCTAGGGTTTCGTCTTCGAATGGCGTGGTTTCTTCGACATGGCCGTTTTTCGAACGGTTAGATGCTTTGATTGGACCTAATTTTAATACGAAAAGAACTTCTTCATCACCGTCTCCGTCGCCGCCGGTTGCTTTACCTTTGGTTCCGTATCGGAAGTTTCCTTCTTCGTTGCCCTCGCCTGCTATTTCGGTTCCTCCGACTGCCGTTGCGCTTCCGCAGAAGAGGCCGATTGCGGCGGTGATGGATGATGGTTATTTCAGGAGGAATTATTCCGCGGTAGCCGCCGCAGCGGCTGCTGCGGAAGctgatgaggatgaggaggaagatgaagaagaggaagtagaaatagaggaggaagaggtggaggTGGAGGAAGAGGAAGGTAGGGGAAGTGAAGTGGATGAAGGGGAGAAAGGGAGGGAAGGGATGAAGAGGTTGGCGAAGGCGATAGAGAGATTTGGTGAAATGTATGAGAGAGTGGAGGGGCAGAAACTGAGGCAGATGGTGGATTTGGAGAAACAAAGGATGCAGTTTGCTAAAGATATTGAAGTTCAGAGGATGCAGATGTTTATGGATACACAGGTTCAGCTGGAAAGAATCAAGCGTGGAAAACGATCCGGATCGAATG ATATCTATAATAGCTAG